The genomic DNA aaaaaaataggGTCCGCTGATTACTGTATTTCACTAGAATTTTTCACATAGAGATACGCACGAAAGATTTGCACTACCTACCGTCGTGCAGACGTTTCTCACCAGGCCATTAACCTTCACAACATTGGCAATTAAGTGCAGTAAGTAAATACGCAGTGGTCATACACTAACATATCTGCTCATTACATAGGTTAATTCAGAGTTGCCATAAAAGAGCTTTAGTTTCCTATTTGGgtttgaataatttctttttaaggGACTAAAACGTTGAAGAAAGATTCAACTTTCCAAGGATATCGAATTTCTTTTAGGTTTTATTAGGgtttgagagtataaaaaattgtacattGACATTTTAGATCAGGgcagataatttttgaaaactaaaaacattaTAGTAGGATGAAGCCCATCGGAAACagaacattttaaattaaaaacaagtaaggaatggctaagttTGAGTGTAAaagaacattttgtactcttgcaacgtgcaaggatcaaaaccaaaaaaaatcttcaGGTGTTGTCAAAATTTCATATgaagaaatgtagcgaaaagatTGTTCGACGAATTTGCGCATGgactacaatcaaatttgatattgtATTAAGTTATATCATAGGTAATAGACCCACTTAGTTGTATTACTATATTTATCTTCtcgtcaacgaaaattatactaaaatcattgcatttttataccctgaacagggtatattaagtttgctacgaagtttgtaacacccaaaaggaaacgtcggcgaccctataaaatatatatatcagttTTTAATTGGACTCCAATaatgagcgtggtccgatcattccaatacaagcgaaatgagcaaataaccatagaacgtaaacagtttccggtcattccagctgaaggcatcacgatacataaaattCAGGGTGGAACacacaaacaattttatgtttatCTAGTGGGTAGAGttagcagatcagctttatatgtaggatatagcagagccacaagtgccaatggattatCTATAATCGGCACTTTTCTCCCCCGAAGCCATTTGGTCTGCGAAAACTCAAATTAATAGATTGAAGACAGAAGGCGCATTGACAATATGCTACCGATTTTTGGCTGAAAAATCGAAACAACACctggatatttattatcaaaatgtaaggagcctgAACAACATTTTGAAGATATCAGaacagacaagctgatttgttccgctgatattctgtgctttgccgagacctaggccttacctcaagaagaattctCAATAGAAGGCTACAATGTTATTGCACGCCTTGGAAACAAGGTCATCCCGACAacgccctgccaacggccttataataatatattactacAAGCAGtataggtgcccaggtctaaCAGAAGGATCATTCTCAAGGAACaacaccggttcaacaaacgttttttcttgtttttgacaTTGCctaggtatacttgagaacttattttcaaacaattttataaatataattgtatatatggaTTAAAATCAAATGAACGTTTCAAAATCCTGCATATCAGTTATATAGAGGCCAAggcaaattttcatttcattaaaataactttcaCATACGCAATAAAAGAAGCTATCCAATGGATCACGTCTTCCAAGGGAAAATATGTTATCTGTACCGACAGCCTTGCAACAGTTACAGCTATTCGAAATACATCCAACAGCAGCCCTCTAATCAGTGAAATTCGGGACAAATTGATTGATAgccgaaataaaattatagtaatGTGGATTCCAGGACACTGTGGCATTCCAGGCAACGAACTCGCTGATAAGGAAGCAAAAAACGCCACTCTTAGTCCATGTATTTACGTGAGAACTAATGAAAGCAACGACATTTTGCGATTTGTTGCAAATTTCTCAAAGCTTAAAGCTAAAGCGGAATGGTATACTTACGACAACCGTTACCGGCTCGTTAACCCCGAACTAAGAAAAGCAGTATACTCCTCTACATGCAGCATCCCGgagataaaaatttttacacgaCTCCGTTTAGGACACACCATCTTAACGCACCAACATATTCTGGACCGCAACATAACGCCTGGCTGCCGGCTATGCAACAGTCCAACAAATTCTGTAGAACACATACTGAACATATGTCTAACCTTTCGTCATATAAGACGGGACTATGTCGAGTCTTATCCTTCGAAACTCCTCAAAGAACCGTCAACTGCCAACATAAAAGAAATCTACAACTTCATCTCCAGAGCCCAACTAAAGCATCTCATCTAAAACCACCATAATAAAATTTGACCACAATTTTCCTATACTAACATATATTGCTACCTCTTATTTCTAAGCAAAAGCATAGACATTAGTATTTAAGTATAACCATAAGTattactatatacttgtacatacatattcataagtaAAATCTCATACAAAAAAGTACAAGTAAAATTAAGCCCACAGCTGAAGGCCTTGTCGCTAgtgctgttatattttataggtagtataattatttataattgtatttcctttaataaaataaaaaaaataaaaaaaactttcacattggccgatatatttATGTGGTATAtatcaactggaagttcgaaaatctttatattagttatatagggcCAAGGAAAGTATTATACCGATTCAACTGATTTTTGACACAAGCTTCTGAAATtttttagacctgagatggcataccatAAAGGCAATATTcgtgtaaatttttgttttgatatgttaattagtgcttgatttgtatactggaaagatAAAatacagatggaatttaaagttgtgttatatggaaggTAGGCGTGGTAActgtccgatttcgctcattttcgcactgtaacaagggaaattttatactctggcaacatgttgctacagaatattttagtttgttacccataacggttatttgtatcttttaaaaaaatcgagttagatattgtatatataaatgatcatgatggcgagacgagttgaaatccgggtgagtgTCTGggcgtccgtccatctgtccgtccgtctgtccgagCAGGCAGTAACTTAGGAATAAATTAAGATATTGTAAGGGGTAAAAGGTAAGGACAAGTATCCAAAACATATAAAACATTTAGGTAACATTGTAAGACCAATTTCAGCTTCAGAACTATGTTTGTTTCAAAACTTTGCCGATGCTGAGTTAGCAACTTCACTTTTCTCCTAAACATAATTTTGTAGAAGCAGGGATCCGGTAGACAGTCTGAAACTTTTTGAAGTTTGACTTATTTTTACTCCTAACTTTTAATGCACAAACTATATTAATTATCGAATAGTTTCGCCTACAAATGGTCTTTtccataaagaaaaatattttgtggtcTTAAAAATTCTTTCTTCTTAGAAAATTTTAGTCAAAATCAGTTACTAAACTTATAAGAAAGCAActaaaggtggcaacactttttCATGACCAATGAAAGTGAAAGAGAAAcaatacaacaactacaaaaggagaacgtaaaataataaaaaaataaaaatttgcaacagTACGAAATAAGCGAATGAGCCAATTTCAAGGGGCTCAGCTGTTGGCTGAATGGCTGGCTAAAGGTCTAGTTTACAATAAGTGCACGTTATGCGGAAGAGTGTGTGCATGTGCACATGAATACACCATTGTACGCATGTGTGAGTGCCATAAAAGTGCAGCGGGACCACGTTCCGCCGACACATATGCACTGTTGACTATGTacgattttgtaaaaataatttgttttgcgtgtgtatttgtTGTGTCTGCCTGTGTGCTGGTGCATAAATAAGCGAATGGAAAAATAACGAGCTCATTTGCACGTATTTAACGCTTGGTTAAATGGCGCTTAAAGccataatttcttttttaccACACTGTTCGTTTTTTGCAATCTTTCCGTAACACCATTATCgttatgtgtttttgtttttggttgttGCTCGCTGTTGGCTCTTTGCTGATGgctatttttcaattaaatacatatgctCACTTACAAGTGTAtctatatttgtgtgtgtttgaatgGGTGTGCTGGTGATTGTCCTCTGGGCTGTAGTGATTGTGATTCTGCAGAATTATTGCTGACTTAAATGTTTATTCACCGTTGGCTTTGTGATTGTaggcatttattttcatatgtgtgtatgtacatacatactggtatgtatatttttcgcatgattatctataaatatatgcagTGCAAAATTCTTGACGAAACGACAGAAGACAGCGTAATTAATTTTACACACACGGagatgcaaaatattttcattgctttaaatTTATGTCGGGTTAAATGAACATGTGAGCAACTTATATTCCGTAATTGcccaaataaatgaattaataaattttgttgcgccacaattaaaaaaataatataccaaCTTCATCAAAATGTTttcacatatatggtatatattaattttgaagcCTTTGATAACCATATCCTTATATAACTTAacttattcaataaaattttaacatctccACCAATATTATAACTTCTTGTAGTTAGTatccatataaacatatacagtCAAGTTAAGATGCCCGTACTTTCGATCATGATGTCACAAACTAATGTAATTTGCTGTCAAATTTAGTTTCAAAATTGCCATTTTTGTAACCCTTGGTTTGAAGCACCCCGTTTTCAAATTGCCCTCAATCTCTCTTGAATCGAGCTCAACTTCctaaattgttattgtttaaacatttttgtataagAAAACCGCAAAAACATTGCAAACAGTGAATCAATTACGGCTaatattaaaagaaacaaatatgAGGTCCGGCAAATTAAGATACTTAATTTTAGCGCAGAGAACTGAACCTAAGGCAGACTTTTTCACACAATTGTTGAGCAATGACGCCCATAGTTTTTTTATCTTTGTATCctcatttacaaaattttaagaaacaactaagttcggttgtaaccgaagaTTTTATACTCTTCCAACGTGCAAGTATCAAAACAGGGCAAATATGTTTaggtgttaggaaaactttacattacaaaatgtagcgaaacaattcaatattcattattcgacgaaatcgtaaatggattgcaatcaaatttggtattttattaagttatattataggtcattgACTCACTTTGTTTCATTaccatattttacttcgcgtcgtatattcccacacaatttttaagataacttattcatttaattttattatagtatCACTCATTTTGTTAGGCGGATAGTCGGAAATAATTATACAAGCTATATTGGGAATAGACAAAGAAACGGGATGActgcatacatttttacatagcTGAGGCATACTCGAgaataaagcaattttatacattaacaagaaaaaacgttaatttcgattgcaccgaagctataatactctaaacaaatacaaaggttccttacaaaaatcatccgatcgttcaatttgtttggcagatatatgatatagtgatctgatctaatctaaacaatttcttcatgcttattattaatgtatgtatatactttaaagggtcttcgaagtttccttcttggtgttacaaacttcgtggcaaacttaatataccctgttgagggtataataATACTTACTGATCGACATGTCCGTCATAAAATTTGTTAGAATaccgaaaattattataagtagtatatggaagttggaGGTAGTATTGACACAATTATATCTATTTTTGtcaatacaacatactattaacagacTAAAATGTTCCCtgattttcattaagatacctcacatatcatcaccaacatatatgaagtaaaattaaccggatgttcgaaaattctgtgattagttatatggggctatggcaagttttcacccgattttactcattttaggtccaaaaatgaattatttaaaaatgcatcTGCTTACTTAATCTTCTTACGAAAAGAAGTAAACCGAATgctcgaaaatatttcaataatgtattgtatatgagggctatggaaagtattgacctgatttaatccatttttgacatacatgcATACTACATGGAAAGAGACGCTCTCCgaattacaataatatatcttacagattgatCGTTATTTGCGGTAAGAAGTTAGCGCCAGGTACATGAGGTCTCACCTTCGGtaactgggggcttgaacatggtctgattttgacaatttttaaacttgAAAGGGTATATCTCAAAGtcattatttgtgcaaaattttttcccaatatattttttggtgcttgatttgtatactggaaagtgaaagaatcacaataaatttaagattttgCTATATGGGTAGTAAACaaggttgtagtccgatttcgtccattttcaaattataatatGGGAATGTTAAAATATGTAGTAGTAGTACGAAATTTTTCATGTAGTCCCGCTGATAGGTAATATTTATATTGGGAGTGGGTGGTT from Bactrocera oleae isolate idBacOlea1 chromosome 3, idBacOlea1, whole genome shotgun sequence includes the following:
- the LOC138855928 gene encoding uncharacterized protein, producing the protein MQTNTNINTKDEGGSGSKPTSAVADGSLGGTLSPKETKSSPVKGEKGNPGGAWLTVTGGGKVGGVGRSLPTATRGGAEVRGGIASTNRETSAKFMGVTGSSASAKGPVGKRVTAAKKLKSDRRLAAKILERYGDKQADQKSDQQAGTLEWSKKVLSDVGDEAKANFHFIKITFTYAIKEAIQWITSSKGKYVICTDSLATVTAIRNTSNSSPLISEIRDKLIDSRNKIIVMWIPGHCGIPGNELADKEAKNATLSPCIYVRTNESNDILRFVANFSKLKAKAEWYTYDNRYRLVNPELRKAVYSSTCSIPEIKIFTRLRLGHTILTHQHILDRNITPGCRLCNSPTNSVEHILNICLTFRHIRRDYVESYPSKLLKEPSTANIKEIYNFISRAQLKHLI